One Perca flavescens isolate YP-PL-M2 chromosome 14, PFLA_1.0, whole genome shotgun sequence genomic window carries:
- the LOC114567650 gene encoding gastrula zinc finger protein XlCGF57.1-like has translation MRTHTGEKPFSCLICKKSFASGGNLRIHMRMHTGEKPYSCSVCEKRFGTNQRLKNHTITHTGEKSFSCSECPKCFGTETHLKRHMITHTGEKPFSCSVCKQSFALSGNLQKHMRIHTGEKPFSCSVCDKRFAWRLQIKKHKCVGRQSSQLHQSQTEENREADPPASRETQHMVTEADGEDCGGPEPARNSHPLLPPETEDQTGDSSVAEIEVSYDDWEETREPQSGLKSRKNEEVPASDSRCSADEKPFSCSECGKRFGAKTTLKRHMRTHTGEKPFSCSECNKSFADSGNLRLHMKIHTGEKPFSCTVCVKRFLHKSQLQIHTITHTGEKPFSCSVCSKSFTQKVHLTQHMTLHTGEKQFSCSVCGKHFIRKGNLMHHMRIHTGEKPFSCSVCQKRFAWHSLVKTHKCRPSSQLQQTQTKPIKTEAEDQTGDSS, from the coding sequence ATGAGAACTcatacaggagagaaacctttcagctgtttaatctgtaagaaatcttttgcGTCGGGTGGAAATTTAAGGATACACATGAGAATGCATACAGGAGAGAAACCGTACAGTTGCTCAGTTTGTGAGAAAAGATTTGGAACCAATCAACGTCTAAAGAACCACACGATAACTCATACTGGAGAGAAATCctttagctgctctgagtgtccAAAATGTTTTGGAACTGAGACGCATCTCAAGAGACACATgataactcacacaggagaaaagcctttcagctgctcagtctgtaagcaATCGTTTGCATTGAGTGGaaatttacagaaacacatgagaatccacacggGAGAGAAGCCTTTCAGCTGCAGCGTTTGTGACAAAAGATTTGCCTGGCGTTTACAGatcaaaaaacataaatgtgtcGGTCGTCAGTcgtcacagcttcatcagagtcaaacggaggagaacagagaggcAGATCCTCCAGCCAGCAgagaaactcaacacatggtaacagaagctgatggagaggactgtggaggaccagaaccagccaggaactcacatccacttttaccaccagagactgaagaccagactggagactcttctgtaGCTGAGATTGAAGTTAGTTATGATGATTGggaggagaccagagaacctcagtcaggttTAAAGTCTCGGAAAAATGAGGAAGTTCCTGCCAGTGATTCGAGATGTAGTGCTGATGAAAAACCTTTTAGCTGTTCTGAGTGTGGAAAAAGATTTGGGGCCAAAACAActctgaagagacacatgagaactcacacaggagaaaaacctttcagctgctccgAGTGTAATAAATCTTTTGCAGATAGTGGAAACCTACGCTTACACATGAAAATCCACACAGGCGAGAAACCTTTCAGTTGCACAGTTTGTGTTAAAAGATTTTTGCACAAGTCGCAACTACAGATACACACGATAACTCATACTGGAGAGAAACCCTTCAGCTGCTCAGTGTGCAGTAAAAGCTTTACACAGAAGGTACACCTGACACAACACATGACActtcacacaggagagaaacagtTCAGCTGCAGTGTATGTGGTAAACATTTTATACGAAAGGGGAATCTGATGCACCACATGAGaatacacacaggagagaaacctttcagctgcagtgtttgtcaAAAAAGGTTTGCCTGGCATTCACTAgtcaaaacacataaatgtcGTCCTTCCTCACAGCTGCagcaaactcaaacaaaaccGATAAAAACAGAagctgaagaccagactggagactcttcttaa